In Rhizobium lusitanum, a genomic segment contains:
- a CDS encoding DUF6481 family protein: MKNARNNELSDRRGAAKEAKAALLNAFRAAKDSNDPVKLAKQAERQAVAAAREKRHAEQQRAKIEERERMQVEAVERQAAAEAAAKAEIEARETAEKDRIAREIEEEAARKAERDKRYANRKARQA, translated from the coding sequence TTGAAAAACGCCAGAAACAACGAACTTTCCGATCGCCGCGGCGCGGCCAAGGAAGCGAAAGCTGCTCTTCTTAACGCCTTTCGCGCGGCAAAAGACAGCAACGACCCCGTCAAGCTTGCCAAGCAGGCGGAGCGCCAGGCCGTTGCCGCCGCCAGGGAAAAGCGACACGCCGAGCAGCAGCGAGCAAAGATCGAGGAACGCGAGCGCATGCAGGTGGAGGCCGTAGAACGTCAGGCTGCCGCTGAAGCCGCCGCCAAGGCCGAGATCGAAGCACGCGAGACAGCGGAGAAAGACCGCATCGCTCGCGAGATCGAGGAAGAGGCTGCCCGGAAGGCTGAACGCGACAAGCGTTATGCCAATAGAAAAGCCAGACAGGCATAA
- a CDS encoding cold-shock protein, which translates to MTTGTVKWFNSTKGFGFIQPDDGGADAFVHISAVERAGMREIVEGQKIAYELERDNKSGKLSACNLQAA; encoded by the coding sequence ATGACCACTGGCACAGTTAAATGGTTTAATTCCACAAAGGGCTTCGGCTTCATTCAGCCTGACGACGGCGGCGCTGACGCTTTCGTTCACATCTCTGCCGTCGAGCGCGCCGGAATGCGCGAAATCGTCGAAGGCCAGAAGATCGCCTACGAACTTGAGCGCGACAACAAGTCGGGCAAACTGTCTGCTTGCAACCTTCAGGCTGCTTGA